Genomic DNA from Deinococcus misasensis DSM 22328:
GCTCTCGGCTCTCGGCTCTCGGCTCTCGGCTCTCGGCTTCTCTTACTTGCTGCTCAAAGCTTTGCGCTGGGCCTCTTCCAGAGCTGCTCTGGGTGTCACATTCCCTTTGGTGGCTTTTTCGATGGCCTCTTCAAGGTAAGTGCGCCAGAGGCTGTAAGCCGGCACTTTGGGACGGGTCACAGATTCATCCAGCTGGTTGTAGGCGGTTTTGCGGTAAGGGTTTTCGCCGTAGAAGTCCTTGAGCAAGGGCAGCACACTTTTGCGTGGGGTCAGGTAGTAGCTGAATTCAATCCATTTTTTCAGCACTTGGGGTTCCATCAGGTATTTCCAGAACTCAAAAGCCCCTTCTTGTTCTTTGCGTGAAGCCCCTTTCAGGACCACCAGCTGTCCTCCTCCCAGAGGGACAGCGCATTTTTTGTCGCATGGCATGGGTGCCACACCCAGTTTGAAGGCCACGCTGTAAGGCAGGATGTCTGGATAGTTGGCACTGGAGGCCACCACCATGAAGTTCTTGGTGCGCACAAAATCCAGAATCGCCACCTGTGTTTCCCCGAGGTTTCTGGGGGTGGCGGTTTTGTTTTTGACCATTCTGGAAAGCTGTTCCAGAGCGTCAACCACTTCAGGGCTGGTGAAGTTGGGCTTGCCATCGCTGGTGACCACGTTGCCCCCTCTGGAGAGGACCATCTGCTCAAACTGCCAGCTTTCGGCCATGACCATGAAGCCCCGGGAGGCCCGGTTGGTGAGCTTTTTGGAGACCTCTTCCAGCTCATCCCAGGTTTTTGGGGGTTTGAGGTTTCTGGATTCCAGAGCGGTGGCATTGTAATACAGCACTGGAGTGGAGACGTTCCAGGGCAGACCCACCCGTTTGCCGTTCACATCACCGTAATTCCAGACGCTGCTGTAAAAGTCCTTGATGAACTTGTCGTCGAGGGTTTTTTCAAAGCTGCTGAGGTCGGCCAGAGAGCCATCTGCAGCCAGTTTTGAGAAGAAGCTGATCTCCGCCTGAAAGATCACAGGGGCATTGTCCGAACGCATCGCGGCAATCAGTTTGGTTTCGGCGGTGCGGTAATCTCCAGCCACCTCGGGGATGATCTGGAATTCATTCTGGGATTTGTTGAATTCTGCCGCCAGATCTTCCACTTGTTTTTTGCTGGCTTCCATGGAGTGCCAGAACTTGATTTTGAGGGGTGCAGCCAGAGCACTGCTGCCCAGCATGCACAGAACCAGAAAAACGGCTTTCTTCACTTGAGACCTCCTTGGAAGGTTTTCACCACATAGCGTTCAAACAGGCTGTACAGCAGGATGATGGGCAGTGAGGTGACCAGTGCGGCTGCACCCAGCACCCCCCAGTTGTTGCTGGTGGCCCGCATCAGTTCGGAAAGGGCCACCTGAATGGTCTGGAATTCCTGCCCCAGCACCACTTTGGGATAAAGCACAAGGTTCCAGTGGCCCGCAAAAGCCAGCACACCTGCTGCAGCAAGCTCGGGGAGGAGCAAGGGCAGCATGGTCTGGAACATGATCCGGCTTTCGCTGGCACCGTCCAGACGTGCCGCTTCAACGTATTCCCATGGGATTTTCAGCATACCCTGATACAGCAAGAAAACCATGAAGGGGCTGGCCATGAAGGGGAAAACCAGGGCCAGAGGAGAATTCAAAAGGTGCAGTTTTTGCAGCAATCCATACAGCGGAACCAGCATCAGCTCGGCTGGAATGGCAAAAAAGAACAAGTAAAGGCCCAATAAGGGTGTGCCTGCCCTCAGGGCATATGCGGCAGGCAGGGAGGTGAGCACTTGCAAGACCACCACCGTGCTGCTGGCCAGCAAACTGAAAAACAGGGGTTTCCAGAGGTTGACCTGCGAAAGCGCCTGAAAGTTCTCGAAGCTCAGGCTGATTTTCAGGGGTTGCCCACTGTAGAAGCCCTCTGCTGAAAGGAAAGCACTGTACACCAGCCAGAAAAACGGAATCATGGTCAGGGCCACCACAATCCAGCTGATCACCCGTCCGATTCTCATGTGGTTCCTTTCAGGCGTCTGGCCTGCCATGCAGCAAAAGCAAAAGTGATGATCAGGACCAGCACACTGATGGCAGCAGCATATCCCAAACGGTAACGCTCAAAAGCCGTTTCGTACAGGTAGTAACCGATCACGCGTGTGCTGCCAAAAGGCCCCCCTCGGGTCAACAGGAAAACAGCGGTGTAAGACTGCAAAGCATACAGGGAACCCACCACCCCGAGAAACACCACACTGGGTTTCAAGAGGGGAATGATGATTTGTCGCTTGATTTCGCTTTCTTTGGCACCATCCACTCTGGCGGCTTCAATGACCTCATGGGGGATGCTTTTCAGGCCCGCAGAAAACACCAGAATTCCGTATCCGAGGTTTTGCCACACCGTGAAAAGGGCAATCAGCAACAGGGCAGCCCACCCTTGGTCGCCCCAAGGCAGGGCCAGAGCACCTTGCGTCAATTCGCTGATGACCCCATAGTCTGGTGAAAACAGCACGTACCACGAAATGGCACTGGCCGCCACTGTGACCAGACCGGGCATGAACATCAGGGCTTTGACCAGCCGCTCAAACTTGGTGCCCTCGATTTCCACGGCCACCAGAATGGACAACCCCATGAACAGGGGCAGGGTGATCAGGGCAAAAATCAGGGTGGTGAGCAAACTCTGGCCGAAATCTGCATCTGTGAACAGGTTCAGGTAATTCTTGAGGCCCACAGGTGTTCCAGCGTCGGTGCCACCCCAGTCAAGGGTGCTGAACTGGATGACCTGCAGCAAGGGATAGCCCACAAAGACGAGCATGGTGAGCACGCTCGGGAGCACCCCCCACCAGCCAGCACGAAGTTTCAGACGACGCTTTTGGAC
This window encodes:
- a CDS encoding ABC transporter substrate-binding protein, with protein sequence MKKAVFLVLCMLGSSALAAPLKIKFWHSMEASKKQVEDLAAEFNKSQNEFQIIPEVAGDYRTAETKLIAAMRSDNAPVIFQAEISFFSKLAADGSLADLSSFEKTLDDKFIKDFYSSVWNYGDVNGKRVGLPWNVSTPVLYYNATALESRNLKPPKTWDELEEVSKKLTNRASRGFMVMAESWQFEQMVLSRGGNVVTSDGKPNFTSPEVVDALEQLSRMVKNKTATPRNLGETQVAILDFVRTKNFMVVASSANYPDILPYSVAFKLGVAPMPCDKKCAVPLGGGQLVVLKGASRKEQEGAFEFWKYLMEPQVLKKWIEFSYYLTPRKSVLPLLKDFYGENPYRKTAYNQLDESVTRPKVPAYSLWRTYLEEAIEKATKGNVTPRAALEEAQRKALSSK
- a CDS encoding carbohydrate ABC transporter permease, which encodes MRIGRVISWIVVALTMIPFFWLVYSAFLSAEGFYSGQPLKISLSFENFQALSQVNLWKPLFFSLLASSTVVVLQVLTSLPAAYALRAGTPLLGLYLFFFAIPAELMLVPLYGLLQKLHLLNSPLALVFPFMASPFMVFLLYQGMLKIPWEYVEAARLDGASESRIMFQTMLPLLLPELAAAGVLAFAGHWNLVLYPKVVLGQEFQTIQVALSELMRATSNNWGVLGAAALVTSLPIILLYSLFERYVVKTFQGGLK
- a CDS encoding carbohydrate ABC transporter permease, with the translated sequence MVQKRRLKLRAGWWGVLPSVLTMLVFVGYPLLQVIQFSTLDWGGTDAGTPVGLKNYLNLFTDADFGQSLLTTLIFALITLPLFMGLSILVAVEIEGTKFERLVKALMFMPGLVTVAASAISWYVLFSPDYGVISELTQGALALPWGDQGWAALLLIALFTVWQNLGYGILVFSAGLKSIPHEVIEAARVDGAKESEIKRQIIIPLLKPSVVFLGVVGSLYALQSYTAVFLLTRGGPFGSTRVIGYYLYETAFERYRLGYAAAISVLVLIITFAFAAWQARRLKGTT